In the genome of Prevotella sp. HUN102, one region contains:
- a CDS encoding branched-chain amino acid aminotransferase: MKNLDWANLSFGYLPTDYNVRCYYRDGKWGEIEVCSDEYVKLHMAATCLHYGQEAFEGLKAYRCPDGKVRLFRPEENAARLQNTCRGIVMPEVPTELFVEMAKKVVRLNQEYIPTYESGATLYLRPLLIGTSAQVGVHPAKEYMFMIFATPVGPYFKGGFSTNPYVIMRDFDRAAPLGTGTYKVGGNYAASLRANQIAHEKGYASEFYLDCREKKYVDECGAANFFGIKNDTYVTPASTSILPSITNKSLMQIAEDLGMKVERRPIPEEELATFEEAGACGTAAVISPISRLDDLEENKSYTFGEKPGPWSTKLYETLRGIQYGTVEDKHNWTTVVIE, from the coding sequence ATGAAAAATTTAGACTGGGCTAACCTTTCCTTTGGCTATTTGCCAACAGATTACAATGTACGCTGTTATTATCGTGACGGCAAGTGGGGCGAAATCGAGGTATGTTCCGATGAATATGTGAAATTGCACATGGCGGCTACTTGCCTGCATTACGGACAGGAGGCTTTCGAGGGGCTCAAGGCCTATCGCTGCCCTGACGGCAAGGTGCGCTTGTTCCGTCCCGAGGAGAATGCAGCCCGCTTGCAGAATACTTGCCGCGGTATCGTGATGCCGGAAGTGCCGACAGAGCTTTTTGTTGAAATGGCAAAGAAGGTGGTTCGCCTGAATCAGGAATACATTCCTACCTACGAGAGTGGGGCTACATTATACCTCCGTCCTTTGCTGATCGGTACTTCGGCTCAGGTGGGCGTTCATCCAGCAAAGGAATATATGTTTATGATTTTCGCTACACCGGTAGGTCCTTACTTCAAGGGTGGTTTCTCTACCAATCCTTACGTTATTATGCGCGACTTCGACCGTGCCGCTCCTCTCGGAACAGGTACTTACAAGGTGGGTGGAAACTATGCTGCCTCTCTCCGTGCCAATCAGATTGCACACGAGAAGGGCTATGCTTCGGAGTTCTACTTGGATTGCCGCGAAAAGAAGTATGTTGATGAGTGTGGTGCTGCCAACTTCTTCGGTATCAAGAACGATACCTACGTAACACCGGCATCCACCTCTATCCTTCCGTCTATCACGAACAAGAGCTTGATGCAGATTGCCGAAGATCTCGGTATGAAGGTGGAGCGTCGCCCGATTCCTGAAGAGGAACTGGCAACATTCGAGGAGGCAGGTGCTTGTGGTACGGCTGCCGTTATCTCTCCAATCTCCCGTCTCGACGACCTTGAGGAGAACAAGAGCTATACTTTCGGCGAAAAGCCGGGTCCTTGGTCTACAAAGCTCTACGAAACGCTGCGTGGAATCCAGTACGGAACTGTTGAGGATAAGCATAATTGGACCACGGTTGTGATTGAATAA
- the xseA gene encoding exodeoxyribonuclease VII large subunit has translation MHALSLYELNSIVSEVIHTTMSRSYWVEAEVSEARERNGHLYLELIQKEEGTNTPIARASAKCWRSAWSLIGPHFERVAGLQVRAGLQLMVQVHAQFHPQFGFSWIVDDINPEYTMGDMARKRQEIIRQLKDEGVFGLQKELKVPMFAQRIAVISSASAAGYGDFCNQLSDNEYGFAFSIELFPATMQGEQVEQSIISALDAINAEEDAFDCVVIIRGGGATADLSGFDTLLLAENVANFPLPIITGIGHERDESILDMISNTRVKTPTAAAAFLVNNLANTLGMIEDAQTSVFRYVQNRMQMEKMRLQRLSTGITMQFSMMKTRQEGMLDARFVRLSQRISEALSEKRLRLEMISNRLLPLADRKLTAEKHRMELLAQRVESVDPKRLLRLGYSITYHNGRAVKDLKELSVGDELTTMVENGIIKSAVTENIINKRKRKA, from the coding sequence ATGCACGCACTGTCATTATACGAACTTAACTCCATTGTAAGCGAGGTTATCCACACCACGATGTCGCGCTCCTATTGGGTTGAGGCCGAGGTTTCGGAAGCCCGTGAGCGCAACGGACACCTCTATCTGGAACTGATTCAGAAGGAGGAAGGAACGAATACGCCCATCGCACGTGCCTCGGCTAAGTGCTGGAGGTCGGCGTGGAGCCTTATAGGGCCTCACTTTGAACGTGTGGCAGGGCTGCAAGTGCGTGCCGGACTGCAACTGATGGTGCAGGTTCACGCCCAGTTCCACCCACAGTTCGGTTTCTCGTGGATTGTGGACGACATCAATCCGGAGTACACAATGGGAGATATGGCGCGCAAGCGTCAGGAAATCATCAGACAACTGAAGGATGAAGGCGTGTTCGGCCTTCAGAAAGAACTGAAAGTGCCGATGTTCGCGCAGCGCATTGCCGTCATTTCCTCGGCTTCGGCGGCAGGCTATGGTGACTTCTGCAATCAGCTCTCGGACAATGAATACGGATTCGCCTTCTCCATAGAGCTTTTCCCCGCCACGATGCAGGGCGAGCAGGTGGAGCAGAGCATCATCTCGGCTTTGGACGCCATCAATGCAGAAGAAGACGCATTCGACTGCGTTGTCATTATCCGCGGAGGTGGTGCGACGGCAGATTTGAGCGGGTTCGACACGCTGCTGCTGGCCGAAAACGTGGCAAACTTCCCTCTGCCGATTATCACCGGCATCGGACACGAGCGGGATGAGAGCATACTGGATATGATTTCAAACACACGTGTGAAGACTCCGACGGCCGCCGCAGCCTTTCTTGTGAACAATCTCGCCAACACTTTGGGTATGATTGAAGACGCACAGACGTCTGTTTTCCGTTATGTGCAGAACAGAATGCAGATGGAAAAGATGAGGCTTCAGCGACTCTCGACGGGCATAACGATGCAGTTCTCTATGATGAAGACACGTCAGGAGGGTATGCTCGACGCACGGTTTGTGCGTCTTTCGCAACGGATTTCGGAGGCTTTGTCGGAGAAGCGGCTCAGACTGGAAATGATTTCAAACAGATTGCTGCCGCTCGCAGATAGAAAACTTACGGCAGAGAAGCACAGGATGGAACTTCTTGCGCAGCGTGTGGAGTCGGTTGATCCGAAGAGACTGCTGCGATTGGGATACAGTATAACCTATCATAACGGGCGTGCCGTGAAGGATTTGAAAGAACTCTCCGTAGGCGACGAGCTCACAACAATGGTTGAGAACGGCATCATAAAATCTGCCGTAACGGAAAATATCATTAATAAAAGGAAAAGAAAGGCTTGA
- a CDS encoding AAA family ATPase: protein MEEKLIINVGRQLGSGGRIIAKMLAEEFNCKFYDREILNIAARESGFSEKFFEENDEQKGFLKSHFHIHLPLLGSNDFYKNDFSQESLYQFQSDAIRDAAEKNPRCVFVGRTADYVLRDNKAVVNIFITANMDFRAENVSKRRGCTVEEARKIIENGESERAKYYNYYTGKTWGHSESYDLCVDASILGLEATKDFIAEFIKRKLKAAK, encoded by the coding sequence ATGGAAGAAAAACTGATTATAAACGTTGGCCGACAGCTCGGAAGTGGTGGAAGAATCATTGCCAAGATGCTTGCCGAAGAGTTCAACTGCAAGTTCTACGACAGAGAAATACTGAACATTGCAGCCCGGGAGAGTGGCTTTTCAGAGAAGTTCTTCGAGGAGAATGACGAGCAGAAGGGATTCCTGAAGTCTCATTTCCACATCCATCTGCCTCTGTTGGGAAGCAACGACTTCTATAAAAACGACTTTTCGCAGGAAAGTCTCTATCAGTTTCAGAGCGATGCCATTCGCGATGCCGCTGAAAAGAATCCCCGCTGTGTGTTCGTAGGCAGAACGGCAGACTATGTTTTGCGCGATAATAAGGCAGTTGTGAACATCTTCATCACGGCAAATATGGACTTCAGAGCCGAAAACGTGAGCAAACGCAGGGGGTGCACGGTGGAGGAAGCACGCAAAATCATAGAAAACGGCGAAAGCGAACGGGCTAAGTATTATAATTACTATACGGGCAAGACTTGGGGACACTCCGAAAGCTACGACCTCTGCGTTGATGCAAGCATTCTCGGGCTCGAGGCAACGAAGGATTTTATAGCAGAGTTCATAAAACGCAAGTTGAAGGCAGCCAAATGA
- a CDS encoding MATE family efflux transporter, producing MDNKKATLELGTKPVGKLLAQYALPAIIAMTAASLYNIIDRVFIGQVVGSMAISGLAITFPFMNLAAAFGAAVGVGASTTISVKLGQRDYDTAENILGNTITLNLIIGIVFGALCLIFLDSILRFFGASDATIPYAKDFMTVILAGNVFSHMYFGMNAVLRAASKPRHAMFATIFTVAMNILLDVVFILWWGWGIKGAALATIISQILALCWQMKLFSNQKELLHLKRGIYKLKKDLVKNIVSIGISPFLMNACACVIVIFMNNQLVKYGGDMAVGAYGIANSIATIFVMFVIGLNQGMQPIAGYNFGSQQFDRMMRVVKLAVVSATAIMTTGWLLAMFAPYYCARMFTTDSELITQSVKAIHINMMMFPIIGGQMVITNFFQCIGKVKISIFLSLSRQLLLLLPLLIVLPRFFNIDGVWAALPSSDALSAVIAGTIMFSYMRNFKKEMQA from the coding sequence ATGGATAATAAGAAAGCAACGTTAGAGTTAGGGACTAAGCCCGTAGGGAAACTATTGGCGCAGTATGCCCTGCCTGCCATCATAGCGATGACGGCAGCGTCGCTCTACAATATCATCGACCGCGTGTTCATCGGTCAGGTGGTCGGCTCTATGGCTATTTCGGGTCTGGCAATCACTTTTCCGTTTATGAATCTTGCGGCTGCTTTCGGTGCAGCCGTGGGCGTAGGGGCATCAACCACCATCAGCGTGAAGCTCGGTCAGAGGGATTACGATACGGCAGAAAACATACTCGGCAACACGATAACGCTGAATCTCATCATCGGCATCGTCTTCGGAGCACTCTGTCTTATTTTCCTCGACTCCATTCTTAGGTTCTTCGGTGCAAGCGATGCCACGATTCCGTATGCCAAGGACTTTATGACCGTTATCCTCGCAGGCAATGTTTTCTCGCATATGTACTTCGGAATGAATGCCGTGCTTCGCGCCGCATCCAAGCCGAGGCACGCTATGTTTGCAACCATCTTCACGGTGGCGATGAACATTCTTCTCGATGTTGTCTTCATCCTGTGGTGGGGCTGGGGCATCAAGGGGGCTGCGTTGGCAACGATTATCTCGCAGATACTGGCACTCTGCTGGCAGATGAAGCTCTTTTCCAATCAGAAGGAGCTGCTCCATCTGAAGCGCGGCATCTACAAACTGAAGAAAGACCTCGTGAAGAATATTGTTTCGATTGGCATTTCGCCTTTCCTGATGAATGCCTGTGCGTGCGTGATTGTGATTTTTATGAACAATCAGCTCGTGAAATATGGCGGAGATATGGCTGTCGGGGCTTATGGCATCGCAAACAGTATTGCCACTATCTTCGTGATGTTCGTAATCGGACTGAATCAGGGAATGCAGCCGATAGCGGGATACAACTTCGGTTCGCAGCAGTTCGACAGAATGATGCGGGTTGTGAAACTTGCCGTTGTCTCGGCTACGGCGATAATGACGACCGGATGGCTCCTTGCGATGTTCGCACCCTACTATTGTGCCCGAATGTTTACCACCGACAGCGAACTGATCACGCAGTCGGTAAAGGCGATTCACATCAATATGATGATGTTTCCGATTATCGGAGGACAGATGGTAATAACCAATTTTTTCCAATGTATCGGAAAAGTGAAGATAAGCATCTTCCTTTCGCTCTCCAGACAGCTCTTGCTGCTGTTGCCGCTGCTGATTGTATTGCCCCGATTCTTCAATATCGACGGCGTATGGGCGGCATTGCCGTCGAGCGATGCCCTTTCGGCTGTCATTGCCGGTACGATAATGTTTAGTTATATGAGAAATTTCAAGAAAGAAATGCAGGCCTGA
- the xseB gene encoding exodeoxyribonuclease VII small subunit yields MKQIKYEEAVKQLEAIVMKMENGDLDVDSMAGELKKAQQLIKLCKDKLKHTDEEIKKLLETE; encoded by the coding sequence ATGAAACAGATAAAATATGAAGAGGCTGTGAAGCAGCTTGAGGCTATCGTGATGAAGATGGAGAACGGCGATTTGGACGTGGACTCTATGGCCGGGGAACTGAAAAAGGCGCAGCAGCTCATCAAGTTGTGCAAGGATAAACTGAAACATACGGACGAGGAAATAAAGAAACTATTGGAAACGGAATAA
- a CDS encoding serine O-acetyltransferase encodes MSRQDITQQLINTVDELSDPKALQGLFHEHYDGDPLPSGKELEEIIELSRAVLFPGFYGNSFVNIQTTKYQIGVNVERLHKLLTRQVLAGLCFNEDCHCAHIEDIRKCMREEAEMIAQRVIAKFPAIRQMLSTDVQAAFEGDPAAKNEGEVISCYPVIKALTNYRIAHELYLEDVPLIPRMMTELAHSETGIDIHPRATIGTHFTIDHGTGVVVGATCVIGNHVKLYQGVTLGAKSFPLDKDGKPIKGIARHPILKDGVVVYANATILGRITIGEDCVVGANVWVTHDMEPRTKKYRQNKEDRLDVRFDEGEGI; translated from the coding sequence ATGAGTAGACAGGACATCACTCAGCAACTCATCAATACCGTGGATGAGCTTTCAGACCCAAAGGCTTTGCAGGGGCTCTTCCACGAGCACTACGATGGCGACCCACTCCCTTCCGGAAAGGAGTTGGAGGAGATTATAGAACTTTCAAGGGCTGTTCTTTTTCCGGGATTCTATGGAAACTCGTTCGTAAATATACAGACCACAAAATATCAGATAGGGGTAAACGTGGAGCGATTGCACAAGTTGCTCACGCGTCAGGTGCTTGCAGGGCTTTGTTTTAATGAAGACTGCCATTGTGCGCACATTGAGGACATACGGAAATGTATGCGGGAAGAGGCTGAAATGATAGCGCAGAGGGTGATTGCAAAGTTCCCCGCTATCCGGCAGATGCTCTCAACCGACGTTCAGGCAGCCTTCGAGGGCGATCCGGCCGCAAAGAACGAAGGAGAAGTGATTTCCTGTTATCCGGTAATCAAGGCATTGACCAACTATCGGATTGCGCACGAACTCTATCTGGAGGATGTGCCGCTGATTCCGAGAATGATGACCGAACTGGCGCATTCTGAAACCGGTATCGACATTCATCCACGTGCAACCATCGGCACGCACTTCACGATTGACCACGGAACGGGCGTGGTGGTGGGTGCAACCTGCGTCATAGGCAATCACGTGAAACTCTATCAGGGCGTAACGCTCGGCGCAAAGAGTTTCCCGCTGGACAAGGACGGCAAGCCGATAAAGGGCATTGCGCGCCATCCGATTTTGAAAGATGGAGTGGTGGTGTACGCCAATGCCACCATTCTCGGGCGAATTACGATTGGAGAGGATTGCGTCGTTGGTGCCAATGTGTGGGTAACGCACGATATGGAACCGAGAACGAAGAAGTATAGGCAGAACAAGGAAGATAGGCTGGATGTCAGGTTTGATGAAGGAGAAGGGATTTAG
- a CDS encoding class I SAM-dependent RNA methyltransferase, which produces MEEFELIAKTFMGLEQVLAQELTQLGANNVQIGRRMVSFTGNKEMMYRANFQLHTAIRVLKPIAHFKAKSAEDMYEEVKKLDWSKYIQKGKTFSVDSVVYSEEFTNSRFVTYKVKDAIVDQFREKTGDRPNISVSNPDIRLNIHVAEDNATLSLDSSGESLHRRGYRQESVEAPLNEVLAAGMILMTGWRGETDFIDPMCGSGTLPIEAALIARNISPGVFRKEFAFEKWPDFDQELFDSIYNDDSAEREFTHHIYGYDIEMKSVNTARRNVAAAGFSRIITIENKDFKDFTQPEEKSIIVMNPPYGERISTPNLLGTYKMIGERLKHQFKGNEAWVLSYREECFREIGLKPSIKIPVYNGSLECEFRRYQMFDGKLNDFRAEGGIVKTEEEIKEMAQKHRFKKNREFKKRIEETEENEEGDIRSFTFHSFDRKNYTGDRKQRFDGERRGRRDDRDERDGRDFRGGKKFGDRKSGGKRFDKGERDGKFRRKNNYTDED; this is translated from the coding sequence ATGGAAGAATTTGAACTCATCGCCAAGACCTTTATGGGACTTGAGCAGGTCTTGGCACAGGAGCTCACCCAACTGGGTGCTAACAACGTACAGATTGGTCGCCGTATGGTGTCGTTTACCGGTAACAAGGAAATGATGTACCGCGCTAACTTCCAGTTGCACACTGCTATCCGAGTGCTGAAACCTATTGCGCACTTCAAAGCCAAGAGCGCGGAAGATATGTACGAGGAGGTAAAGAAACTTGATTGGAGCAAGTATATCCAGAAAGGAAAGACTTTCTCTGTGGATTCAGTGGTTTATTCTGAGGAATTTACCAACTCTCGCTTTGTAACTTACAAGGTAAAGGATGCCATCGTGGACCAGTTCCGCGAAAAGACCGGCGACCGTCCGAATATCTCTGTCAGCAATCCCGACATCCGTCTGAACATCCATGTTGCCGAAGACAATGCAACTTTGTCGCTCGATTCGAGCGGCGAATCGCTGCATCGTCGTGGCTATCGTCAGGAAAGTGTGGAGGCACCATTGAATGAAGTGTTGGCGGCCGGTATGATTCTTATGACGGGTTGGAGGGGCGAAACGGACTTTATCGATCCTATGTGTGGTTCAGGTACGCTGCCGATTGAGGCTGCGCTGATTGCGCGCAATATCTCGCCGGGTGTGTTCCGTAAGGAGTTCGCATTTGAAAAGTGGCCTGACTTTGATCAGGAACTCTTCGATTCAATCTATAATGACGATTCTGCCGAACGAGAGTTCACGCATCATATCTATGGTTACGACATCGAAATGAAGTCTGTCAATACTGCTCGCAGAAACGTTGCAGCGGCAGGTTTCTCTCGTATCATTACCATTGAGAACAAGGATTTCAAGGATTTCACGCAACCGGAGGAAAAGAGCATCATCGTGATGAATCCTCCGTATGGCGAGCGCATTTCCACGCCAAACCTTCTCGGCACGTACAAGATGATCGGCGAACGGTTGAAGCATCAGTTCAAGGGAAACGAGGCTTGGGTGCTTTCTTATCGTGAGGAGTGTTTCCGTGAAATCGGTTTGAAGCCCAGCATCAAGATTCCTGTTTATAATGGTTCTTTGGAATGCGAGTTCCGTCGTTATCAGATGTTCGACGGCAAGTTGAATGATTTCCGTGCAGAAGGCGGCATCGTGAAGACCGAAGAAGAGATAAAGGAAATGGCTCAGAAGCATCGCTTCAAGAAGAACCGTGAGTTCAAGAAGCGTATTGAGGAGACTGAGGAAAACGAAGAGGGAGACATTCGTTCATTTACTTTCCATAGCTTTGATCGCAAGAACTATACGGGCGACCGTAAGCAGAGGTTCGACGGAGAGCGTCGTGGAAGGCGCGACGACCGAGACGAGCGTGATGGACGCGACTTCAGGGGAGGCAAGAAGTTCGGCGACCGTAAGTCAGGAGGAAAGCGATTCGACAAGGGAGAACGAGACGGAAAGTTCCGTAGAAAAAATAATTACACAGATGAAGACTAA
- a CDS encoding DUF4738 domain-containing protein, with product MKQSLSLVVLLGMLTVGICSCKKEQKETKDIITKIAPKPKAPSGPQQMSNHNYKKSIEWLGNNYTVTISRYADKSLAMATDGEKQYYDNKVDVKIIREDGSVFFKKTFTKSDFKEYTDNQYGRNGALIGFMYDTVEGNYVKFGASVGSPDPNSDEFIPIDVSISNLGAVNISSSIQVDTNTDEQKPKKTELEMAEEDGM from the coding sequence ATGAAACAATCTCTCTCTCTCGTCGTTCTATTGGGAATGCTTACCGTGGGAATCTGCTCTTGCAAAAAGGAACAGAAGGAAACCAAAGATATCATTACCAAGATTGCACCGAAGCCCAAAGCTCCGTCAGGACCTCAGCAGATGTCAAACCACAACTACAAAAAGTCCATAGAATGGCTCGGCAATAATTACACCGTTACCATCAGCAGATATGCCGATAAGAGCTTGGCAATGGCTACGGATGGCGAAAAACAGTATTACGACAACAAGGTTGATGTAAAAATAATTCGTGAGGATGGCAGCGTATTCTTTAAAAAGACATTTACGAAGAGCGATTTCAAGGAATATACCGACAACCAATACGGACGTAACGGCGCACTCATAGGTTTTATGTATGACACCGTGGAAGGAAACTACGTGAAGTTCGGTGCCAGCGTTGGCTCTCCCGACCCAAACAGCGATGAGTTTATCCCTATTGATGTGTCTATCAGTAATCTCGGTGCGGTAAATATCTCGAGTTCCATTCAGGTAGACACAAACACAGACGAGCAGAAACCGAAGAAGACGGAATTGGAAATGGCCGAAGAAGACGGAATGTGA
- a CDS encoding S8 family serine peptidase, giving the protein MNRMDLKILLAFWLSFFANMAMAQNDEMVYMYRLTLTDKHGTPYTLTAPERFLSWKAIERRRKQQLPIDSTDLPVSPKYIERIEAKGVDIVAKSKWNNTVLVRGRDMKKIETLSSLPFVASMKKVFGIDAGAYRQSRRVEYQEQLALTDTTLHDYYGVGQKQIEAVNGRRLHERGFTGKGVTIAVLDAGFMNVDKIPAFGNLSIIGTRNFVPDGGEDIYKEMDHGTKTLSTMAMNRPGVFVGTAPDADYWLLRCEEHNFESSAEEDYWAAAVEFADSVGVDVISSSLGYHEFDDGATSYKYADQDGKTALISRTASMLARKGIVHVNSAGNDGVRPWKKINVPADAHDIITVGAISPDSINAGFSSVGPTADGRVKPDVMAYGCPSSVVSGRGYLSRENGTSFACPIVAGMVACLWQSMPGKTALEIIETVRKSADRYHTPDNIFGYGIPDFDNAGTQ; this is encoded by the coding sequence ATGAATAGAATGGATTTAAAGATATTGCTGGCGTTTTGGCTTTCTTTCTTTGCCAATATGGCAATGGCTCAAAACGATGAAATGGTATATATGTATCGTCTCACGCTGACCGACAAGCACGGCACGCCCTACACGCTGACCGCTCCCGAGCGATTTCTCTCGTGGAAAGCCATTGAGAGAAGGCGAAAGCAGCAGCTTCCGATAGATTCTACCGACTTGCCCGTTTCGCCGAAATACATTGAGCGCATCGAGGCAAAGGGTGTAGACATAGTGGCGAAGAGCAAATGGAACAACACCGTTCTGGTGCGCGGCAGAGATATGAAGAAGATTGAAACGCTCTCGTCGCTGCCCTTCGTAGCCTCTATGAAAAAGGTGTTTGGGATAGACGCCGGAGCTTACCGTCAGTCCCGGCGCGTGGAATACCAAGAACAGCTGGCACTTACCGATACAACCCTGCACGACTACTACGGAGTGGGGCAGAAACAGATTGAAGCCGTGAACGGACGGAGGCTGCACGAACGGGGATTCACGGGTAAGGGAGTGACCATCGCCGTGCTCGATGCTGGTTTTATGAATGTAGACAAAATTCCGGCATTCGGAAATCTCAGCATCATAGGCACGAGGAATTTTGTGCCTGATGGGGGCGAGGATATTTACAAGGAAATGGATCACGGCACGAAAACGCTTTCCACGATGGCTATGAACCGTCCGGGAGTATTCGTGGGTACGGCACCCGATGCCGACTATTGGCTGCTCAGATGCGAGGAACACAATTTTGAGAGTTCGGCCGAAGAGGATTATTGGGCGGCTGCCGTGGAGTTTGCCGATTCCGTGGGCGTGGACGTTATCAGTTCTTCGCTCGGCTATCACGAATTCGACGATGGGGCTACGAGCTATAAATATGCCGATCAGGACGGAAAGACGGCACTCATTTCGAGAACGGCGTCTATGCTGGCTCGTAAGGGAATCGTACACGTGAACAGTGCGGGCAACGACGGCGTGCGTCCGTGGAAGAAAATCAATGTGCCGGCCGATGCTCACGACATTATTACCGTGGGGGCTATTTCGCCCGACAGCATCAATGCAGGCTTCAGTTCGGTCGGACCTACTGCCGATGGGCGTGTGAAGCCCGACGTGATGGCATACGGATGTCCGTCGAGCGTGGTTTCCGGCCGCGGCTATCTCTCCAGAGAAAACGGAACGTCGTTTGCCTGTCCGATAGTGGCAGGTATGGTGGCTTGCCTTTGGCAGAGTATGCCCGGGAAAACGGCTTTGGAAATCATAGAGACAGTAAGAAAGTCGGCAGACAGATACCATACGCCCGATAATATTTTCGGCTACGGAATCCCCGATTTCGACAATGCCGGGACACAATAG